In Streptobacillus felis, a single genomic region encodes these proteins:
- a CDS encoding ABC transporter permease, producing the protein MEALKIILIQTITVAPPVLITAVGACLSELSGVTNIGLEGMMLTGAFTAAVVNYFTGNPYLAIVCGMVVGALMSLIHAVISIHLKGEQIISGVAINLFAVAVTSYLIKVIFKASGSTPAASNHPNNLLVIFLIYLLAILSYFLVYKTVFGLRLRAVGEHPLAADTVGISVYKYRYIGVILSGVYAGLGGAYMTTVILSSFTNNMSAGRGFMALAAMIFGRWNPLGAILASLLFAFGQAISDYTKASGGSVPQEFLAMIPYLLTLVALVMFGRKSRPPKASGKPYEK; encoded by the coding sequence ATGGAAGCACTAAAAATAATATTAATACAAACTATTACTGTTGCACCTCCGGTTTTAATTACAGCCGTTGGGGCTTGTTTATCTGAATTATCAGGAGTTACTAATATAGGATTAGAAGGAATGATGTTAACTGGAGCTTTTACAGCAGCAGTTGTTAACTACTTTACAGGTAATCCATATTTAGCTATAGTATGTGGTATGGTAGTTGGTGCTTTGATGTCACTAATTCATGCCGTTATAAGTATACATTTAAAAGGTGAGCAAATAATTAGTGGGGTTGCTATTAACTTATTTGCAGTTGCTGTTACTTCATATTTGATTAAAGTGATATTCAAAGCTTCAGGATCTACACCTGCAGCATCTAATCACCCAAATAATTTATTAGTAATATTTTTAATATATTTATTAGCAATACTTTCATATTTCTTAGTTTATAAAACAGTTTTTGGTTTAAGATTAAGAGCTGTAGGAGAACATCCATTGGCGGCTGATACAGTAGGTATTAGTGTATATAAATATAGATATATAGGAGTTATTTTATCAGGAGTATATGCGGGTCTTGGAGGAGCATATATGACTACTGTAATACTTTCAAGTTTTACTAATAATATGTCAGCAGGACGTGGATTTATGGCCCTTGCAGCAATGATATTTGGAAGATGGAATCCTTTAGGAGCAATACTTGCTAGTTTATTATTTGCTTTTGGACAAGCAATATCAGATTATACTAAAGCAAGTGGAGGTAGTGTTCCACAAGAATTCTTAGCAATGATCCCTTATTTATTAACATTAGTTGCATTAGTAATGTTTGGTCGTAAATCAAGACCTCCTAAAGCAAGTGGAAAACCTTACGAAAAATAA
- a CDS encoding ABC transporter permease, with protein MNKFKKTLYNILPSLLAVFIALLAGAIIMMTRGVNPLEAYFAMFKSALYQSSPKFPFNGLAKTLVFATPLMFSAIAVMIAFKAGLFNIGVQGQLVAGGLGAVLAGTFVTTYLDSFGILNILICLFVAALFGFLWASLAGFLKSKYNIHEVISTIMLNYIMTNLQRYLINPVNGPLKDPTTNNNITEKVFEASRLPLFFYDQTKQNLNLGFIIIIVIIILSYFFFEKTRLGYEIKAVGFNPTSSENAGINPKLVAFIAMGLAGAIAGLGGAERVLGGAAEYRYTDFIMGDYGFTGLAIALLGKNNPIGIFFAAIFYASLEIGGQTLQRQFNIDKEIVFIIQALIIILVAAENLFKYILNKRKGK; from the coding sequence ATGAATAAATTTAAGAAAACTTTATACAATATTTTACCATCATTATTAGCTGTATTTATAGCACTACTTGCTGGAGCTATAATAATGATGACAAGAGGAGTTAATCCTTTAGAAGCATATTTTGCTATGTTTAAAAGTGCACTTTATCAATCATCACCAAAATTTCCGTTTAACGGACTTGCAAAAACATTAGTATTTGCAACACCATTAATGTTTTCAGCTATAGCGGTTATGATTGCATTCAAAGCAGGATTATTTAATATAGGAGTACAAGGTCAATTAGTAGCTGGTGGTTTAGGAGCAGTACTTGCAGGAACTTTTGTAACTACATATTTAGATAGTTTTGGTATTTTAAATATTCTAATTTGTTTATTTGTAGCGGCTTTATTTGGATTCTTATGGGCATCACTTGCTGGTTTTTTAAAATCTAAATATAATATACATGAAGTAATTAGTACTATTATGTTAAATTATATTATGACTAACTTACAAAGATATTTAATAAACCCAGTTAACGGGCCTTTAAAAGATCCTACAACTAATAATAATATTACAGAAAAAGTATTTGAAGCTTCAAGATTACCATTATTCTTTTATGATCAAACAAAACAAAATTTAAATTTAGGATTTATAATAATAATTGTAATTATAATACTTTCATATTTCTTTTTTGAAAAAACAAGATTAGGATATGAAATTAAAGCAGTTGGATTTAATCCTACTTCATCTGAAAATGCAGGTATTAACCCTAAATTAGTTGCATTTATTGCAATGGGACTTGCTGGAGCTATTGCTGGTCTTGGAGGAGCAGAAAGAGTTCTAGGAGGAGCTGCTGAATATAGATATACAGACTTTATTATGGGAGATTATGGATTTACAGGTCTTGCCATTGCGTTGTTAGGTAAAAATAATCCTATAGGTATATTCTTTGCAGCTATTTTCTATGCTTCACTTGAAATTGGAGGTCAAACTCTACAAAGACAATTTAATATTGATAAAGAAATAGTATTTATAATCCAAGCATTAATAATTATATTAGTTGCTGCAGAAAACTTATTTAAATATATATTAAATAAGAGAAAGGGGAAATAA